From a single Fulvivirga ulvae genomic region:
- a CDS encoding non-ribosomal peptide synthetase produces the protein MQYKTLVELLRHQSALSKRGVAFIDGENNEKFLSYKDLLKRALAVLTFLQSKGLKKGDELIFQIDNNEYFIILFWSCILGGIIPVPLTVGHKEEHKRKVFNVWGVLSNPFILISANGLKDLGAFADAHEYGDVFEKILSRSLLESKAFEAHKPDPVRPDITPGDVAFIQFSSGSTGTPKGVTLTHHNLLTNIRDIGEAAGYTDSDSTLSWMPLTHDMGLIGFHLNPLLYGMNQYLIHTNIFVRRPSIWMDKASTHRVTILCSPNFGYRYLLKHMSAKKSYNWDLSSVRLIYNGAEPISEELASEFIRGMEHFKLSRDAMCPVYGLAEASLAVSISDLKDRVNSLTVSRGSLGIGDAIRIAQGNDTDTISFVNVGRPIGKSKLKIADLQGGEFEEGYVGHIFIKGENVTKGYYNNHEANRNTIINDWLNTGDTGFYYQSNLYIIGRSKDVLFVNGQNYYPHDLERVAEDIPEVELNKIVVSGYFDSSVQRDIVLVFVLFRGKSEDFVVLAAQIRKHLNLHFGFEADYILPVREIPKTTSGKLQRFRLVESFRKGEFVQISKTLANIEDVLFSGNDITLPETEVEEKILALWKQLLPKHRQSIGTTTKYFEAGGNSLSAFRQLSLLQELFGFQIDIYTFYKNQTIRQLARLIETTEATTADVIKKYDKRQDYPLSSCQKRLYYAWAANKDTLAYNIPLVFKLNIPLEEQRLRASLELLGARHPILKANFRQKDGVPVFFIRQSAFIDLKKVPDVQSDPEEIFKEYIQPFDLEREPLLRVRLITVNGVNYLFIDVHHSICDGLSLNQMVRELVAIYDGHALSEINIDYTDFVIWEKEEFCPDFSEALHFFKEKHEQLPSVLNLFADRPRSAIFDHAGKTLTFGLDKIQSRALKHMAMEAGCSLNSVLFAIYALMLSKYSGQDELCIGIPVHMREHMQLPEMVGMFVNSVPVVVRVDPEQSFDEYLESVTTNILEAVRFARCPLDKVIDHIQKRSDASRNPLFDTMFVLHHWDPELKSETDIWTQCFVDSGTSKFDVSLHVFEGAESMRFNLEYATALFDQWRMEQFTSHLGTLLQNFTKSSLKLPLKQFSLYTDEEESMILEYPKFQGIRESFTSENQIHHWFEMQAKQTPDNVAIRFGNNSWSFKFLSDKSNELAAVLRDLGCTGGKVALFLDRSPEFVTAVLGVLKAGATFIPLDTQLPEERIYRIVEDSECELIFSEKEINVGVFSMYLPERIFGGIQFSKRVNEANDKKPKAENTPAYIIYTSGTTGNPKGVKVGHASLINYVGWAARCYKSTDGKVAFPLFTSISFDLTLTSLFIPLITGNEIVIYQDNEDDILIERVIEEGCCDVIKLTPAHLKVLTSLSFEPTVMKKVKGFIVGGERLDWKLAYNVWKMFGEHLEIYNEYGPTEATVGCMIHKFDPAVETKSVPIGVPISNTTIYLLDQELRPVPKGVHGELYIGGKGLALGYHNNPVSTAEKFIENPYEPGTLIYKTGDVAVEMESGVIEYINRMDNQVKINGYRIELAEIEYELNNFVGIKNALVHTREGASGAMILDAYYLSEQRLESEEIKTFLTSRLPHYMIPLTYTHLQVIPLTKNGKVDYNTLKPQANTVQQADRELTATEALILPVYQKVLNSEVGVDDNFFAEGGDSIKAVQIAAQLRNKGLQVTPREVLLHFSVAQLSPVVSMLEIKNPHYQEIQSGAFAKTPIISWFFSHNFENINFYNQSIVLNFKSDVQVEILGRVIAELIQRHDGLRLNYDSELQQLFYNNSHLGHFDIPVIEISDEESFVRKCQEIKGSMDLKNGLLFKAAIFQTNDGAKSLFLTAHHLVVDGVSWRILLEDLQQWYEEYSSGVSLTLSAKTAPVSKLADVFADPSSNRISKEKYNFWTWHQGSSFEIPCDFETEDWCLQNTETINFETDPGLTSFLIKEAFKTHEVDARTVLNTALVISLCKWLGLKEVQIEQEGHGRTFDEQDFSRTCGWFTSIFPTRFTWDDGQITSILSQVKSIFNSITDGGISYVHYQIQNGIPHTDLSEFRFNFLGIFDSEFDNDTFEYVPVSTGLEVAPENHFTAKIEVNALIVSGVLTTVFSYNKKAFSRDRVLDLKVLFEESLVSIVDHFSQNKHIQFRPEDFEMATLEQAELDDLFD, from the coding sequence ATGCAATACAAAACATTGGTAGAACTTCTACGCCACCAAAGTGCGCTAAGCAAAAGAGGTGTAGCTTTTATAGATGGAGAGAATAATGAAAAGTTTTTATCGTATAAAGACTTGTTGAAGCGAGCACTTGCCGTTCTAACTTTTCTTCAAAGCAAGGGGTTAAAAAAGGGAGATGAACTAATCTTTCAAATAGATAATAATGAATATTTTATCATTCTTTTTTGGAGCTGTATTCTTGGAGGCATCATTCCTGTACCATTGACGGTTGGTCACAAAGAGGAGCACAAACGAAAGGTTTTTAACGTATGGGGCGTGCTTTCAAATCCTTTTATACTTATATCCGCAAACGGACTCAAAGACTTGGGTGCTTTTGCTGATGCCCATGAATATGGTGACGTATTTGAAAAAATACTCTCCAGAAGTTTGTTGGAATCTAAAGCTTTTGAAGCTCATAAACCCGATCCTGTAAGGCCGGATATTACTCCGGGAGATGTCGCATTTATTCAGTTTTCTTCAGGTTCAACGGGCACACCAAAAGGTGTTACCCTAACTCACCACAACCTGTTAACAAATATTAGAGACATTGGGGAAGCAGCCGGGTACACTGATTCGGACAGTACCTTGAGCTGGATGCCTCTTACCCATGACATGGGCCTTATTGGCTTTCATTTGAACCCACTGTTATACGGTATGAATCAATACCTGATCCATACGAATATTTTTGTTAGAAGACCATCTATATGGATGGATAAAGCTTCAACACATCGGGTAACCATATTGTGCTCTCCAAATTTTGGGTATAGGTATTTACTCAAACACATGTCTGCTAAAAAGAGCTACAACTGGGACCTTTCATCTGTCAGGCTAATTTACAATGGGGCAGAGCCAATTTCGGAGGAGTTGGCCTCTGAGTTTATCAGAGGTATGGAACATTTTAAACTTTCCAGAGATGCCATGTGCCCTGTTTACGGACTTGCTGAGGCAAGTTTGGCTGTTTCTATTTCTGATTTAAAAGATAGAGTTAATTCTCTGACTGTATCCCGGGGCTCCCTGGGTATAGGAGATGCCATCAGGATAGCTCAGGGAAATGATACAGATACGATCTCTTTTGTAAATGTGGGTAGGCCTATTGGTAAAAGCAAACTGAAAATAGCCGACCTGCAGGGTGGAGAGTTTGAGGAAGGTTACGTTGGTCATATTTTTATTAAGGGAGAGAACGTAACCAAGGGCTATTATAATAACCATGAAGCAAACCGCAATACAATTATCAACGATTGGCTAAATACCGGAGATACGGGATTTTACTATCAAAGCAACTTGTATATTATAGGAAGAAGTAAGGATGTACTCTTTGTCAACGGGCAGAATTATTATCCACATGATCTGGAAAGAGTAGCTGAAGATATTCCAGAAGTTGAGCTTAACAAAATTGTAGTAAGTGGCTATTTTGATTCTTCTGTACAAAGGGATATTGTTTTGGTTTTCGTTCTTTTTAGAGGAAAAAGTGAGGATTTTGTAGTGTTGGCAGCACAAATACGGAAACACTTAAACTTGCACTTCGGTTTTGAAGCAGACTATATACTTCCGGTACGCGAGATTCCAAAGACCACGAGCGGAAAGCTACAGAGATTCCGGTTGGTTGAAAGTTTCAGGAAAGGGGAATTCGTACAGATATCTAAAACTTTGGCCAATATTGAGGATGTTTTATTTTCAGGTAATGATATAACGCTGCCTGAGACAGAAGTGGAAGAGAAAATATTAGCACTATGGAAACAACTTCTTCCTAAACATAGGCAATCTATAGGGACTACAACAAAATACTTTGAAGCAGGAGGCAATTCTTTGTCTGCTTTTCGCCAGTTATCACTACTACAGGAACTTTTTGGCTTTCAGATCGATATTTATACCTTCTATAAAAACCAAACGATAAGACAGCTTGCGCGATTGATTGAAACCACAGAAGCTACAACTGCTGATGTCATAAAAAAGTATGACAAGAGACAAGACTATCCGTTGTCTTCCTGCCAAAAAAGGCTCTATTATGCATGGGCGGCCAATAAGGATACCCTGGCTTACAATATTCCTCTTGTATTTAAACTAAATATTCCCCTGGAAGAGCAAAGGCTCAGGGCATCTCTTGAATTACTTGGTGCAAGGCACCCGATCCTTAAAGCTAACTTTAGGCAAAAAGATGGAGTTCCGGTATTTTTTATTCGGCAGTCAGCATTTATAGATTTGAAGAAGGTTCCAGATGTTCAAAGTGATCCAGAAGAAATATTTAAAGAATATATTCAGCCGTTTGATCTGGAACGAGAACCGTTACTTCGAGTCAGGCTTATAACCGTGAATGGAGTAAATTATTTGTTTATTGATGTTCATCATAGTATTTGCGATGGACTTTCTCTTAATCAAATGGTAAGGGAACTTGTAGCCATTTATGATGGACATGCATTGTCAGAGATCAATATAGATTATACTGATTTTGTGATTTGGGAAAAGGAAGAGTTTTGTCCTGATTTTTCCGAAGCGTTACATTTTTTCAAAGAAAAACATGAACAGTTACCATCTGTACTCAATTTGTTTGCAGATAGGCCCAGGTCGGCAATATTTGACCATGCAGGGAAAACGCTGACATTTGGATTAGATAAAATACAGTCCAGGGCCTTGAAACATATGGCGATGGAAGCAGGTTGCTCTTTGAACTCGGTTCTATTTGCTATATATGCTCTTATGCTTTCCAAATACAGTGGTCAGGACGAATTATGTATTGGTATTCCTGTTCATATGAGGGAACACATGCAGCTGCCCGAAATGGTAGGGATGTTTGTAAACAGTGTACCCGTGGTTGTCAGGGTCGATCCGGAGCAGTCCTTTGATGAATACCTGGAATCTGTAACGACTAATATATTGGAGGCGGTTCGTTTTGCACGTTGTCCACTTGATAAAGTGATAGACCACATTCAGAAACGGTCTGATGCCAGTAGAAACCCACTGTTTGATACAATGTTTGTCCTGCATCATTGGGATCCGGAATTAAAGTCAGAAACAGATATCTGGACACAGTGCTTTGTTGATAGTGGTACTTCAAAATTTGATGTTTCTTTACATGTATTTGAAGGCGCGGAAAGTATGAGGTTTAATCTGGAGTATGCTACGGCACTCTTTGATCAGTGGAGAATGGAACAGTTTACTTCTCACCTTGGAACGCTACTTCAGAATTTCACCAAATCTTCACTCAAATTGCCTTTAAAGCAGTTTTCGTTGTATACAGATGAAGAGGAGAGTATGATTTTGGAATATCCAAAATTTCAGGGAATTCGGGAGTCTTTCACTTCGGAAAACCAGATACATCATTGGTTTGAAATGCAGGCTAAACAGACACCTGATAATGTGGCCATTCGTTTTGGTAACAATTCATGGTCTTTTAAATTCCTTAGTGATAAATCGAATGAACTGGCAGCAGTATTGAGAGATCTGGGGTGTACAGGGGGAAAGGTGGCTTTGTTTCTGGACAGAAGTCCTGAGTTTGTTACAGCAGTGCTGGGGGTGCTTAAGGCAGGAGCTACTTTTATACCATTGGATACACAGTTACCAGAGGAGAGGATATACCGTATAGTAGAAGATAGTGAATGTGAGCTAATATTTTCGGAGAAAGAAATAAACGTCGGTGTCTTTTCAATGTATTTACCCGAAAGAATTTTTGGTGGTATTCAATTTTCAAAAAGAGTTAACGAGGCTAATGACAAGAAGCCTAAAGCAGAAAATACTCCGGCATATATTATTTACACCTCAGGAACTACAGGCAACCCCAAGGGAGTAAAAGTGGGGCACGCCTCATTGATCAATTATGTGGGCTGGGCAGCGCGTTGCTACAAGAGTACTGATGGTAAGGTTGCCTTCCCTTTATTTACGTCAATTTCTTTTGATCTCACCCTTACTTCGTTGTTCATACCTTTGATTACAGGGAATGAGATTGTGATCTATCAGGACAATGAGGATGATATTCTTATTGAGAGGGTCATTGAGGAAGGTTGCTGTGATGTTATTAAACTGACACCTGCACATCTCAAGGTGTTAACTTCTTTGAGCTTTGAACCTACCGTAATGAAAAAAGTAAAAGGGTTCATAGTTGGAGGGGAACGTCTGGACTGGAAACTTGCGTATAATGTATGGAAGATGTTCGGCGAACACCTGGAGATATATAATGAATATGGCCCTACAGAAGCTACTGTGGGGTGTATGATCCATAAGTTTGATCCGGCAGTTGAAACAAAGTCAGTTCCCATTGGAGTTCCTATATCCAATACAACGATCTATCTGTTAGATCAGGAACTCCGCCCCGTACCTAAAGGGGTACATGGAGAACTCTATATAGGAGGAAAGGGACTGGCATTGGGGTATCATAATAACCCTGTCTCGACAGCAGAAAAGTTTATAGAGAACCCTTATGAACCTGGTACTTTGATTTATAAAACAGGTGATGTGGCCGTTGAGATGGAAAGTGGGGTTATAGAATATATTAACAGGATGGATAACCAGGTTAAGATTAATGGTTATCGAATAGAGCTGGCCGAAATAGAATATGAATTGAATAATTTTGTTGGGATTAAGAATGCATTGGTGCATACCAGGGAAGGAGCATCTGGAGCTATGATCCTGGATGCCTATTATTTGAGCGAACAGAGACTGGAGAGTGAAGAGATTAAAACCTTTTTGACATCAAGGTTACCGCATTATATGATCCCATTAACTTACACACATTTGCAGGTAATTCCCCTTACCAAAAATGGAAAGGTAGACTATAATACACTAAAACCGCAAGCAAATACTGTGCAACAGGCGGACCGCGAACTTACTGCAACTGAGGCCTTAATTCTTCCGGTCTACCAAAAAGTTTTGAATAGCGAAGTAGGGGTAGACGATAACTTTTTTGCTGAGGGTGGCGATTCCATTAAAGCGGTTCAGATAGCGGCACAGTTGCGTAATAAAGGATTGCAGGTAACACCCAGAGAGGTACTTTTACATTTTTCTGTTGCCCAATTGAGCCCGGTCGTTTCTATGTTGGAAATTAAGAACCCACATTATCAGGAAATTCAGTCAGGGGCCTTTGCAAAAACCCCTATTATTTCGTGGTTTTTTAGTCATAATTTTGAGAACATTAACTTTTATAATCAATCCATTGTACTGAATTTTAAATCTGATGTACAAGTGGAGATTCTAGGCAGGGTAATAGCCGAACTGATACAAAGACACGACGGACTCCGCCTGAATTATGATTCGGAATTGCAACAACTATTTTACAATAACTCCCATTTGGGACATTTTGATATTCCCGTTATTGAAATTTCTGATGAAGAATCATTTGTACGTAAGTGTCAGGAAATCAAGGGGAGTATGGACCTGAAGAACGGATTACTATTTAAAGCTGCAATTTTCCAAACAAATGATGGGGCTAAGTCGCTATTTCTCACGGCTCATCATTTAGTTGTAGACGGTGTGTCATGGAGAATATTGTTAGAGGATTTGCAGCAATGGTATGAAGAATATTCATCTGGTGTGTCATTGACCCTTTCAGCAAAAACAGCTCCGGTTTCTAAATTAGCAGATGTTTTTGCTGATCCATCCTCCAATAGAATATCGAAAGAAAAATATAATTTCTGGACATGGCACCAAGGTTCATCTTTCGAAATTCCTTGTGATTTTGAAACGGAGGACTGGTGCCTCCAAAATACCGAAACAATTAATTTTGAAACAGACCCAGGTCTGACCAGCTTTCTTATAAAAGAAGCATTTAAAACACATGAAGTAGATGCAAGAACTGTTTTGAATACGGCACTGGTAATAAGTTTATGTAAATGGCTGGGATTAAAGGAAGTGCAGATAGAGCAGGAAGGACATGGACGAACTTTTGATGAGCAGGATTTTTCGAGAACCTGTGGATGGTTCACATCAATATTCCCAACACGATTTACCTGGGATGATGGACAGATCACTTCAATACTAAGTCAGGTTAAATCTATATTTAACTCCATTACAGATGGAGGAATAAGCTATGTGCATTATCAGATTCAAAATGGTATCCCTCACACTGATCTTTCAGAATTCAGATTTAATTTTCTGGGAATTTTTGATAGTGAGTTTGATAACGACACATTTGAGTATGTCCCTGTATCTACAGGATTGGAAGTTGCTCCGGAAAATCATTTTACAGCCAAAATAGAGGTGAATGCATTAATAGTTTCGGGTGTACTGACTACTGTATTCTCTTATAATAAAAAGGCCTTTTCCAGAGATAGAGTCCTTGATTTGAAAGTTCTTTTTGAAGAATCTCTGGTATCGATAGTTGACCATTTTTCTCAAAATAAACATATTCAATTTAGACCTGAGGATTTTGAAATGGCAACCTTGGAACAGGCAGAACTGGATGATCTGTTTGATTAA
- the nusG gene encoding transcription termination/antitermination protein NusG: MSYSNAWYVLYVKSRFEKKVADSLEEISLKSFLPLVRTVRRWSDRKKTIMQPLFPSYVFVNVNSQNEFHRALSVNGACGYIRFGVEYAQVSDKEIKQIKYLVGDKNIIDIEANVDVPEVGEVKKIMNGPLRGLECKVLEAENLNKIIVRIDSLQQNIKATVPSYVFSPC, translated from the coding sequence ATGAGTTATTCTAATGCTTGGTACGTTTTATATGTTAAATCTCGATTTGAGAAAAAAGTGGCTGATTCGCTTGAAGAAATCTCCTTAAAGTCGTTTCTACCCTTGGTGAGAACAGTTCGGAGGTGGAGTGATAGAAAGAAAACTATAATGCAGCCGTTGTTTCCTTCATATGTATTTGTAAATGTTAATTCTCAGAATGAGTTTCATCGAGCTTTGTCTGTCAATGGAGCCTGTGGTTATATCCGTTTCGGAGTTGAATATGCTCAGGTTTCCGATAAGGAAATTAAACAGATCAAGTACTTGGTTGGTGATAAAAATATCATTGACATTGAGGCCAATGTGGATGTGCCTGAAGTTGGCGAAGTAAAAAAAATTATGAACGGACCTTTACGTGGGTTGGAGTGCAAAGTTTTGGAAGCCGAGAACCTTAATAAAATCATAGTCCGGATAGATTCTCTACAGCAAAATATTAAAGCAACTGTTCCATCGTACGTTTTTAGTCCTTGTTGA
- a CDS encoding group II intron maturase-specific domain-containing protein has translation MSRKSKVQITQELRKLDFHNKTQRGIQDLAILLNPKIRGWIQYYGKISRKSLNPVFYYLHHRLIR, from the coding sequence ATGAGTCGCAAGTCTAAGGTTCAGATCACTCAAGAACTCCGTAAACTTGATTTCCATAACAAGACCCAACGAGGGATACAGGATTTGGCAATATTGCTGAACCCAAAGATCCGGGGTTGGATACAGTACTATGGGAAAATCAGTCGCAAGAGTTTAAATCCAGTGTTCTATTATCTTCACCATCGGTTGATCAGGTAG
- a CDS encoding lactoylglutathione lyase family protein: MENLDQSIKTYPKTFSHIGITVPNIEKAVKFYTEVMGFYVIMKPTVVKEENETAIGQMCIDVFGKGWGKFKIAHLSTGDKIGFELFEFNESKDLKPNFEPFRAGLFHFSVQDPDVEGLVKKIVEAGGKQRMPIREYYPGDKPYRMCYVEDPFGTVFEIYSHSYELHYSEGAYK, from the coding sequence ATGGAAAATTTAGATCAATCAATTAAAACTTATCCAAAAACATTTTCGCATATAGGAATTACAGTGCCAAATATCGAAAAAGCTGTAAAGTTTTATACCGAAGTAATGGGCTTCTATGTTATCATGAAACCCACTGTCGTTAAAGAAGAAAATGAAACAGCAATAGGTCAAATGTGTATTGATGTATTTGGCAAAGGATGGGGTAAATTTAAAATTGCTCACCTGTCTACAGGAGACAAAATTGGTTTTGAGTTATTTGAATTTAATGAAAGTAAAGACCTTAAACCTAATTTTGAACCATTTCGAGCCGGTCTATTCCACTTTTCTGTTCAAGACCCAGACGTAGAAGGACTTGTTAAGAAAATCGTTGAAGCAGGGGGTAAACAGAGAATGCCAATAAGAGAATATTATCCAGGAGACAAACCCTACCGTATGTGTTATGTCGAGGACCCTTTTGGAACTGTATTTGAAATATACTCTCATTCTTATGAGTTACACTATTCTGAAGGAGCATATAAATGA
- a CDS encoding winged helix-turn-helix transcriptional regulator — protein MNLDRIKYQDKEFNCSLAFALHLIGDKYKSLILFHLQDGPQRSGELQKSITDLSNRMFTYSIRALEKDKLVKRTVYPVTPPKVEYELTEEGESLIPIILQLDKWGQEFAKDHHLYAPSE, from the coding sequence ATGAATTTAGATAGAATAAAATATCAGGATAAGGAATTTAATTGCTCCTTAGCTTTTGCACTTCATTTGATTGGAGATAAATACAAAAGCCTAATTCTATTCCACTTGCAAGATGGGCCTCAAAGGTCAGGTGAATTACAAAAGAGCATCACTGACCTTTCAAATAGAATGTTTACATATTCTATTAGAGCGTTGGAAAAAGACAAATTAGTCAAAAGAACTGTTTATCCAGTTACTCCGCCTAAAGTGGAATATGAATTGACTGAAGAAGGCGAATCGCTAATCCCCATTATCCTACAGCTGGATAAATGGGGACAGGAATTTGCGAAAGACCATCATTTATATGCTCCTTCAGAATAG